From Chloroflexota bacterium, a single genomic window includes:
- a CDS encoding glycoside hydrolase family 13 protein — translation MEDFIFGNLTLTDEIVAKLTRQLRGVYHGHRIEPTPAVPGKPTALYATTGPAVAADAAYLYYTTDGSEPQGVAGRASNGHVLPMQRVETEWVSLLWDYVAWWKAELPPLPTGTKVRYKIEARDSARGTSAFADNGAPNSQAATRFSFPVADAEPPAWAREAIIYHVFVDRFNPGAGRAFANPGDLRGFYGGTLRGVAEKLDYIAALGATAIWLSPIFASPSHHGYDATDLYAVEPRLGTADDLRALVQAAHARGIRIILDFVPNHVSNTHPYFVSAQTDPNSPYRNWFTFRRWPDEYESFFGVKSLPQWNNDYPPARRYMLDVARYWIREFGVDGYRLDYANGPSHDFWTDFRLEVKETNPEAFIFGEIVESAGLLRTYQGRLDGSLDFLLTHNLRRAFAFGSMSLTDLATFVARHQVYFDPRFVRPSFLDNHDMNRFLWLVKGDTRKLRLAALCQFTLAGPPIVYYGTEVGLSQQRDCRTPDGHGRPHEARAPMLWGDAQDADLLAYYRALGRMRREHPVLWRGAHQTLAVDSPPGTWAYGRADGDDRVVVILNAGDTSAEVAVPVAGLGLADGTRLRNLLGEEEYAVAGGQVKVGLGPVEGVALGT, via the coding sequence ATGGAAGACTTCATCTTCGGCAACCTGACGCTCACCGACGAGATCGTCGCAAAACTGACCCGGCAGTTGCGGGGCGTGTACCACGGCCACCGCATAGAGCCGACGCCAGCCGTGCCCGGCAAGCCGACTGCCCTGTACGCTACGACGGGGCCTGCGGTCGCCGCCGACGCCGCGTACCTGTACTACACCACCGACGGCTCGGAGCCGCAGGGCGTGGCCGGCCGGGCCTCCAACGGCCATGTGCTCCCTATGCAGCGGGTGGAGACCGAATGGGTGTCGCTCCTGTGGGATTACGTGGCCTGGTGGAAGGCGGAACTGCCGCCGCTCCCGACCGGTACGAAGGTGCGGTACAAGATTGAGGCCCGCGACTCCGCCCGGGGGACCAGCGCCTTCGCCGACAACGGCGCGCCGAACTCCCAGGCCGCGACGCGGTTCTCGTTCCCCGTGGCCGATGCCGAGCCGCCCGCATGGGCCAGGGAGGCCATCATCTACCATGTTTTCGTGGACCGCTTCAACCCGGGCGCGGGCCGCGCCTTCGCGAACCCGGGCGACCTGCGCGGCTTCTACGGCGGCACCCTGCGCGGTGTCGCCGAGAAACTGGACTACATCGCGGCGCTGGGCGCGACCGCCATCTGGCTTTCGCCCATCTTCGCCAGCCCGTCCCACCACGGCTACGACGCCACCGACCTGTACGCCGTTGAGCCGCGACTGGGCACGGCCGACGACCTGCGCGCGCTGGTGCAGGCCGCTCACGCGCGCGGCATCCGTATCATCCTGGACTTCGTCCCGAATCACGTGTCCAACACGCATCCGTATTTCGTCAGCGCCCAGACCGACCCCAACAGCCCGTACCGGAATTGGTTCACCTTCCGCCGCTGGCCCGACGAGTACGAGTCCTTCTTCGGCGTCAAGTCGCTGCCGCAGTGGAACAACGACTACCCGCCCGCCCGTCGGTACATGCTGGATGTGGCGCGCTATTGGATTCGGGAGTTCGGCGTGGATGGCTACCGGCTGGACTACGCCAATGGCCCGTCGCACGACTTCTGGACCGACTTCCGCCTGGAGGTCAAGGAGACGAACCCCGAGGCGTTCATCTTCGGCGAGATTGTGGAGAGCGCAGGGCTGCTGCGGACGTACCAGGGCCGCCTGGACGGCAGCCTGGACTTCCTGCTGACCCATAACCTGCGCCGCGCCTTCGCCTTCGGCAGCATGAGCCTGACGGACCTGGCGACCTTTGTGGCGCGACACCAGGTGTACTTTGACCCGCGCTTCGTCCGACCCAGTTTCCTGGACAATCACGACATGAACCGCTTCCTGTGGCTGGTGAAGGGCGACACGCGGAAACTGCGCCTGGCGGCCCTGTGCCAGTTCACGCTGGCCGGTCCGCCCATCGTGTACTACGGGACCGAGGTCGGCCTGTCGCAGCAGCGCGATTGCCGCACGCCCGACGGCCACGGCAGACCCCATGAGGCCCGCGCGCCCATGCTCTGGGGCGACGCGCAGGACGCTGACCTGCTGGCGTACTATCGGGCGCTGGGGCGGATGCGGCGGGAACATCCGGTGCTCTGGCGCGGCGCGCACCAGACGCTGGCTGTGGACAGCCCGCCGGGGACGTGGGCCTACGGCCGCGCCGACGGCGACGATCGGGTCGTCGTAATCCTCAACGCAGGCGACACGTCGGCGGAAGTTGCCGTGCCGGTCGCGGGCCTGGGGCTGGCGGATGGAACGCGCCTGCGGAACCTGCTGGGCGAGGAGGAGTACGCCGTCGCGGGGGGTCAGGTGAAGGTGGGCCTGGGGCCGGTGGAAGGGGTGGCGCTGGGCACTTGA
- a CDS encoding extracellular solute-binding protein — MVRRVGLLTALFVLIVALAACGAGGPAGQSPQGQAQPTPTPTPEPQPVTLTIWHGWQPEALAAVEGLMRAYEAQHPNVHIDLVHVPDMTNRVISAIPGGEKVDILAFGMDWVGRLADAGLIVPVSDHGVTRDFMRDTYIGPAADAMLYKGKVWGFPEAVECVSWIYNKALVGAQDIPKTTDELLAKARDWNAAHPGQFFFVYPAQNDPYFSAPWWYGAGAYFVKEDGAVGLESEAGLRAAQFIAQLPPLMPQPVDYVAATALFKEGRAAIIQNGPWFIPELQAVGMDYGLALMPEFGATGRRAAPFVSGKALMITPNCERPDVAIDLLTYFTGADAQIALAKANRAIPTNRAAIASADVQAMPDIAHFAAQAAVGVPLPSTPYMSGLWEPVTAALEALWAGQDPEQVLQEAQAQALKNIAELKSSH, encoded by the coding sequence ATGGTGAGACGAGTTGGCTTGCTCACAGCATTGTTCGTTCTGATCGTTGCGCTCGCCGCCTGTGGGGCCGGCGGCCCGGCGGGTCAGTCTCCCCAGGGGCAGGCGCAACCCACCCCTACGCCCACGCCTGAGCCTCAACCCGTAACGCTGACCATCTGGCACGGGTGGCAGCCGGAGGCGCTTGCGGCCGTGGAGGGCCTCATGCGGGCCTACGAGGCGCAGCATCCCAACGTGCACATTGACCTGGTGCACGTGCCCGACATGACCAACCGCGTCATCTCGGCCATCCCAGGCGGCGAGAAGGTGGACATCCTGGCATTCGGCATGGATTGGGTGGGCCGCTTGGCCGACGCCGGCCTCATCGTGCCGGTGAGCGATCACGGCGTTACCCGCGACTTCATGCGCGATACGTACATCGGCCCCGCCGCCGACGCCATGCTCTACAAGGGCAAGGTGTGGGGCTTCCCCGAGGCGGTGGAGTGCGTGTCCTGGATTTACAACAAGGCGCTGGTCGGGGCGCAGGACATCCCGAAGACCACCGACGAGTTGCTGGCGAAGGCCAGGGACTGGAATGCGGCGCACCCGGGGCAATTCTTCTTCGTCTATCCGGCCCAGAACGACCCGTACTTCTCGGCGCCCTGGTGGTACGGCGCGGGCGCGTATTTCGTCAAGGAAGATGGGGCTGTGGGCCTGGAATCCGAGGCGGGCCTGCGGGCGGCGCAGTTCATCGCCCAACTGCCGCCGCTCATGCCGCAGCCGGTGGACTACGTCGCCGCGACGGCCCTGTTCAAGGAAGGCAGGGCCGCCATCATCCAGAACGGCCCGTGGTTCATTCCCGAGTTGCAGGCCGTTGGGATGGATTACGGGCTGGCGCTGATGCCCGAATTCGGCGCAACCGGACGCCGGGCTGCGCCCTTCGTCAGCGGCAAGGCGCTGATGATCACGCCCAACTGCGAGCGGCCGGACGTTGCGATTGACTTGCTCACGTACTTCACCGGCGCCGACGCTCAGATCGCGCTGGCCAAGGCGAACCGCGCCATTCCGACGAACCGGGCCGCCATCGCCAGCGCCGACGTGCAGGCCATGCCCGACATCGCCCACTTCGCCGCGCAGGCCGCGGTGGGCGTGCCGCTGCCCAGCACGCCGTACATGAGCGGGCTGTGGGAACCGGTAACCGCCGCCCTGGAGGCGCTGTGGGCCGGCCAGGACCCCGAGCAGGTGTTGCAGGAGGCGCAGGCCCAGGCGCTCAAGAATATCGCGGAATTGAAAAGCAGCCATTAG